The nucleotide sequence TTTTTAATATTCGAAAAGGTTCCTTTCCGAACGCGCCCGCTCCAAAGGCAAAAAAGGACTCAAAGGCGGAGGAGTAGATAGCTGGAATCGTCCCTGAATTCCCTAGTAGGAAGACTTACCTTAGTATAAGAGTGGATCGCCTCTTGGAAGGCCGATAGCCCCAATCCTTTTTTTCGGATCTCTTCCAATTCTCCAAAGAGAGGATTGGAAAGATTATTCAAAAGCCCGTCGCTATATAGGAAAAGAACGTCCCCTTCTTTATAAGGGATCTCATGCGATTCAAATTCCAATGAATCCATGATCCCAAGAAGCTGCCCTGATTTCTCGTTTAAAAGCAATTGACCATCAGCCTGGTACAAGACCGGGAAAGGATGCCCTCCCCTTGCATAGGTGATCGTCTTTTTGTCTAAATGAACGATTGCCACCGCAGCAGTAAGGCTATGGGTACCTATCTCCTGAGACAATTCTACATTCATTCTTTTTAATATATGGGAAGGATCGGCTTGTTCCTTATAAGCCTCTCTCGCCACGCTGGTCATGAGTAGCCCGATCAACCCGGAAGTAACTCCGTGATCCTCGATATCGCCCAGAAGGACCAATAGATTATTGCCGGTACGGGATAGAACATAGAAGTCCCCG is from Leptospira langatensis and encodes:
- a CDS encoding SpoIIE family protein phosphatase, yielding MTSITIKPEILIIDDDRDVGEALEILLSKLGYNSTFFDSVDKGKEYFEKEANPIVFLDIHMPRTSGLDALPYFKNLNPGTQVIMMTGERDINNVVTSLTHKASDFLLKPFSLQTVRIAVQRALDYYTLLKEKEARDESILRDLRLASKIQRKILSVPDLSPLEVAVDNIPASFVSGDFYVLSRTGNNLLVLLGDIEDHGVTSGLIGLLMTSVAREAYKEQADPSHILKRMNVELSQEIGTHSLTAAVAIVHLDKKTITYARGGHPFPVLYQADGQLLLNEKSGQLLGIMDSLEFESHEIPYKEGDVLFLYSDGLLNNLSNPLFGELEEIRKKGLGLSAFQEAIHSYTKVSLPTREFRDDSSYLLLRL